A portion of the Panthera tigris isolate Pti1 chromosome E1, P.tigris_Pti1_mat1.1, whole genome shotgun sequence genome contains these proteins:
- the EFNB3 gene encoding LOW QUALITY PROTEIN: ephrin-B3 (The sequence of the model RefSeq protein was modified relative to this genomic sequence to represent the inferred CDS: inserted 1 base in 1 codon), with amino-acid sequence MGAPRSGPGGVRVGALLLLGVLGLVSGLSLEPVYWNSANKRFQAEGGYVLYPQIGDRLDLLCPRARPPGPHSSPNYEFYKLYLVGGAQGRRCEAPPAPNLLLTCDRPDLDLRFTIKFQEYSPNLWGHEFRSHHDYYIIATSDGTREGLESLQGGVCLTRGMKVLLRVGQSPRGGAAPRKPVSEMPMERDRGXAHSLEPGKENMPGDPTSNATSRGAEGPLPPPSMPAVAGAAGGLALLLLGVAGAGGAMCWRRRRAKPSESRHPGPGSFGRGGSLGLGGGAVMGPREAEPGELGIALRGGGAADPPFCPHYEKVSGDYGHPVYIVQDGPPQSPPNIYYKV; translated from the exons ATGGGGGCCCCCCGTTCTGGGCCGGGGGGCGTGCGAGTCGGGGCCCTGCTGCTGCTCGGCGTTTTGGGGCTGGTGTCtgggctcagcctggagcctgtctacTGGAATTCGGCGAATAAGAG attccaggcagaggggggTTACGTGCTCTACCCTCAGATCGGGGACCGGCTTGACCTTCTCTGCCCCCGGGCCCGGCCTCCTGGCCCCCACTCCTCTCCTAATTACGAGTTCTACAAGTTGTACCTGGTAGGGGGTGCCCAGGGCCGGCGCTGCGAGGCGCCCCCTGCCCCAAACCTGCTTCTCACTTGTGACCGGCCGGACCTGGATCTCCGCTTCACCATCAAGTTCCAGGAGTACAGCCCTAACCTCTGGGGCCACGAGTTCCGCTCACACCACGATTACTACATCATTG CCACGTCGGATGGGACCCGGGAAGGCCTGGAGAGCTTGCAGGGAGGTGTATGCCTCACTCGGGGCATGAAGGTGCTTCTCCGAGTaggacaga GCCCCCGAGGAGGGGCTGCCCCCAGAAAGCCTGTGTCTGAGATGCCCATGGAGAGAGACCGGg cagctcacagcctggagcccgggAAGGAGAACATGCCAG GTGACCCCACCAGCAATGCAACCTCCCGGGGTGCTGaaggccccctgccccctcccagcatGCCCGCGGTGGCCGGGGCCGCGGGGGGGCTGGCGCTGCTGTTGCTGGgcgtggcaggggctgggggcgccATGTGTTGGCGGAGACGGCGGGCCAAGCCTTCGGAGAGTCGCCACCCTGGTCCCGGCTCCTTCGGGAGGGGAGGGTCTCTGGGCCTGGGGGGTGGCGCTGTGATGGGACCTCGGGAGGCCGAGCCTGGGGAGCTAGGGATAGCTCTACGGGGTGGAGGGGCTGCAGACCCCCCGTTCTGTCCCCACTATGAGAAGGTGAGTGGTGACTACGGGCACCCTGTGTACATCGTGCAGGATGGGCCCCCCCAGAGCCCTCCAAACATCTACTACAAGGTATGA